The Peribacillus simplex genome contains the following window.
TTGGGTGAAATAGATGCTGAAAATATACCAAGTATTTTAGAGTCAAAAGAAAGAATCCAAACGGGCCGTATGGCGGAGGCAGCTGGGCTATACTTGGTAAAGGTTGATTTTTAGGCCGGATGTTGATGCATCGGTAATTGTATGTTAAGTGTACAGGCAGTAGAAAAAGGGAAGAATGGTAAAGCGGAAAGTACGAAAGAAGGAGAGATTTTCATGAGATTAGCAGGAAAGAAAATAATCTGTCTTGTGCACCATGATTTTGAAGATTTAGAGCTCTGGTATCCGATTTTACGTTTAAAAGAAGAAGGGGCGATTGTTCACCTCGCTGGTGAAAAGGCGAATGAAACATACATTGGAAAATATGGTGTACCAGCCATTTCTGATTATGAGTATGGCAGTATTAATGCTAGAGAATATGATGCCATTCTTGTACCGGGCGGTTGGGCACCCGACAAAATTCGCCGGTTTCCTGAAGTGTTATCGCTCCTTCAAAGCATGGAAGAAAATAAAAAAACCATTGGGCAAATTTGTCA
Protein-coding sequences here:
- a CDS encoding type 1 glutamine amidotransferase domain-containing protein, with product MRLAGKKIICLVHHDFEDLELWYPILRLKEEGAIVHLAGEKANETYIGKYGVPAISDYEYGSINAREYDAILVPGGWAPDKIRRFPEVLSLLQSMEENKKTIGQICHAGWVLISAKILQGKNVTSTPGIKDDMENAGATWIDEPVVVDGNLVSSRRPPDLPDYLRELINVIEKG